The Musa acuminata AAA Group cultivar baxijiao chromosome BXJ1-8, Cavendish_Baxijiao_AAA, whole genome shotgun sequence genomic sequence CGGTGCTCGGTAAGATTCTACTGGATCTTCTACAGTATATTGTTATTTGAAACTAAAGCAGCAATTTCAAGAGACAAAATGGCATAGGCTGGATATATGATTTTTTGCATAATCCAAATGAACTGCAAGATAGAAAGAACAGGGAATCACGATCTTAGGAGAAAGGCCGATTTGCAGGATGTCAGCAGTACGGTTAGGGAAGAAATCGTAAAGTAAAATCAAGTATATTCTATACTTAAAGGAAAAATGAGAAGAGCGCCAGCCATCCTTGAAAATTCTTATTTATTGTTAATGATCCATCACATATTACCATTGTTTTTTAGCCTAAGGATTCTATTATAAGGTTCTCTTAGACCCGAATTTTAATGATTATGAATCTAACTTACTGGAGAAGGCTATTGTTTGGAAAGTTCATGGTCCTGTAATATCCTAACTAAAGTCATATAAAACTCTCCAAACACAAACCTGTTGGCCAAATTTCTGTTCTGATTAAAGAGATTTTCAAAATAGACTCTGAGGTATCAGTACAATTCAAAAGAAGGAACTAAAATACTTTTTATTTAGACACAaaacataaatatgaaaattcatccataaatatttgaattttgaacttagaacaataATTTAGTAATTGATGATCTTGTTCTTTTTGAACTTTCAGCTTGTCATCATCCTGTAATTTTAAGATTGAACCTATTATAATGACTCTTTTCCTTGATACTTTAGGATGGAATGCTTGCATCGCACTGGTCTGTGGCAACTGTGTTGTTTGGTGAGTCCTTAGACACTTGCATCATTTGATAGGCTAAATTAGTAGGTGCAAGAAAATTATGGCCTATTTGCATTCCAAACAATAAACTTTGCTGGACTATATAAGATGAAAGGCTTACCTTCTAAGCTTCTTGTTGAAGGACCTTTGTGGCTTACTTGTCAGCTTGTAGAACATTTTCTTTTCCTATAAACTGAAAGGTGGACATTAGTTTTTTTGACTATCACATAACATTTTTGTTatataataaattatgaaaaattaAAAGTATGAAGAAACATTaacaatataatatataaattatgtgaaatatttttaaaaagtatATATGCCATAGATATTAAGTAGTAtaaaattagtaaaaataaaatgaaatataaaaattacaataacaatataaattatattaacaATATCTATAGCATTTTTATGACATATAACTACATATTCAGTGTTAGTTTTGATGCTGACTTTCATTCCATAACTGAACCAAACATGTTAAGGGATTTTACAATTCCAATTCCCATTTGAGTGGATTGCAAATTTGATGCTGATTTTAAAATCAACCAAAGAACAACATTAACCCTTTGGAGCAACCATATTTCTGGTTGGTACTGTGCTAATGGTTATTGCAATTTTGGTTCTCTTGGAAGATTCTGTATGCTAAGATTTGATGCATTAGGTTCTGTTTAATTTGAAATCAACTATGAAAGAGCTAAAATTACCACTACTTAGATAAAACTCTTAAGTctatttcaaaatttcaattaTGCTATAAAATAGTTTATTGGTTGTATCTCAGGAAAGGTGCTCCAACAACCCCGTTGGTCACTATTGCAATGACTGAGATAGTTGCCGGAGTTATAGAGAAGAACAATTTACCAGGTGCAATTTTCACGTCATTTTGTGGAGGCGCTGAAATTGGTGAAGCAATAGCTTGTGACACACGGATACCTCTAGTCTCATTCACTGGAAGCTCCAAGGTACCGTGTGCTGATATTGTGatgatatttctttaactgacaACATTATGGCAGAGAATATTTATTTAGAATTTTATGTATATTTAATCTCTCATTGTgggtttaaaattaatttttggttTAGTGAATTAAATGGATTAGGATATGGTTAATACTTACACCTCAATCTATCATGTCCATCAAATTTGCCACAGTAGGTGTTTCTCCCTGAAATGATGTCCTTCACTCTAAAACTTGTTAACTATGATCACATTCTTTGTCAATAGGCCTTTTCTTCTTAATTTTTTTGTAGTTTTCGTTCTCTTAAGTTAGCAGTTCTGGTTTATGTGGTATCTATATTTCCCTTCTTTGCTTCATAGTGAATAAAGTCATATTTCCCTTGAGGATGGTCAATGCATGTACTAACAGAGGCGATCACTTTATTTATCACTATGTTGTAATAATTTTGCTCAAATTAACATATGTTCCATTTACATTTCTGTTCTCagccatcatcttcttctttatttatGTTAATTTTCTTTGTGTTATTATGTTCAGTCTTATACATTTGGTTAAGCAGGGCAATTCTTTTTATTATGTGGTTTGTACTTTGGAATATTACCGCATCTTCAAATGCAGGTTGGGCTGATGGTTCAACAGAATGTCAATAGAAGATTTGGTAAATGCCTGCTTGAACTTAGTGGAAATAATGCTATAATTGTCATGGATGATGCCGACATTCAGCTAGCTGTacgttctgttctgtttgctgctGTTGGTACAGCTGGACAACGGTGTACcacatgtcgtaggctggtaaacaAAATTCAGCTTCTCTTTGTAGTATTTTTGGCTTTTCAGTTGATTTTATTCGAGTCGTTCTAAATTGAATCTAATTTGAATGGGTCTTTTGTGTAGCTTGTCCATGAAAGTATATATCACACTGTACTTGATCGACTGGTTGAAGTATATAAGCAAGTCAAAATTGGGGATCCGTTGGAGAAAGGAACCTTACTGGGGCCATTACACACTCCTACCTCAAAGGAAAACTTTGTGAAAGGTATCCAAGCCATCAAAGAACAGGTTAGTTCTCTTTTATCTAGGGATATGTTTTCTTCTGATCACTCATCATCAAGCTCTTTTGTTGGTGTATTTCATTAGTGTCCTAAGTGTATAACATGTGAAGAATGGTGCCTGTGGCATTTTCTGTGCCATTTGAGTCGCTAGGTTTCCCAGTTGCTAAGGACATTTCTATTTGTGGTCTAGAGTGTTCAAACATATTGCTAACAGAAATTTGTTCATGATTTACCGAATTGTGACAAGAAACAGAAGCAGAATTTTAGAATGAAGGGTTTTGTAATAGCATTTCAGTAATTGTAACTGAGCTATTGAGTCAATTAGTCATCATTTAAAAATACATAAAACTTTGCTGTTATTCTGGTAAAGAGCAACCTAGCCTATCCATGATAGTTTATAATATCATGGTACAACCTTAAATGATTCAACCTGCAATTTTCTCATTGCCAAGGCTTTCAGGAAATGCTGACACCATATTTTGAAAGGAGATCTCTTGACTGACAAAAAACTGGGGAAACAGTATCAGGTTGTGTTCTTAATTACTTTCGATTTAGGATTTGCACCTGTTTCCTTTTTTAGCTGTCATTGTTATGCTGAATGATGAGCTTTTAACATCAGAGAATATTGGTTGATTTCATTGAGAACAAAAGACTCAGGCAACCTCATCAGTGACTTGACGTCAAAAGTCCATTGACTTGTCCTCACGACCAGCCTGATAATTATGATTTATAATTCTGTTAGTCATGTGTTCCTTGTCTGATCATTATGTCACTCGAATTGTAGTTCAGCTCTTGGGATTTGCAAACGCTAGTGAACAGGCTTTAGACATATATTCTTCTGCTTATGAGATCCTAGTCATTTTCTGGCTTGAAGCAGAAATATGTCAGCATGAAACTTTCTATTTTTAATGTGTTGAACTGACATAAATATCAGTTCAGTAATTTGGGGCCATCTAGGGTTAGAATCCCAACTAGGGTTAAAATACATCTAATAATAAATGTGGGAAAAATCTGGATATATATCAGATATTGCAGAATTAGGATAATATTGTTTCTGTATACATTTTTTCTTGGGAGAGGAAATGGATTTGAGaacctcaaattttttttctctgGATTCAATGAAAAAGAAAAGGCCACTGGCTCTTCTCTTTTCCTCTTCATCtgtttaattttcttttccttctcttttctgcCATACTACTTTATCCCTTTGACCTATTTCCATTGTCACAACAAATATAGAACTGCTGTCATCTTTTGACAACATCACGAACCATTCTGTTATCTTGGGATGATGCCAACTAAAGTTGCTCCTTCGAACTTAGCAGCCTCTAATCTGGTCAGTCAGAAGACTAATCCTCTCAAACTTCAATCAGCAAAGGGATTTGCATCATGAGTGGAATAGTAGTAATAATTTCAGAAAAAGGTTATGACTATCGAGAAAAGTTATTCCTGTCATAGTTTTACCAAGATAAACAAGATCTAATTAGTAACATTCTTAATATTTCTTGTAAGTGGAAAATCACTGGTTGTCCATAGAACTTTTCTTCTCTATGGCTATTTTTGTTGCTTAACAGGTATGCGAAATTTGTGCAGGGTGGGAAATTTCTCTTTGGAGGGTCTGTTGTTGAATCTGAGGGAAACTTTGTTCAACCTGCAATTGTTGAGATTTCATCAAATGCACCAGTAGTTAAAGAAGAGTTGTTTGGTCCTGTCCTGTATGTAATGAAATTCCAGGTAGCAAGTTAAATTCATCATGGAATTTGGTTTAGGTCACAAAATCTCTCTCTGTCATTTAATTCTTAACAAGATCGTCTTGCTAACCAACTCTGACTTCATGCACCTGTTGCTACCATACAGACTCTAAACGAGGCAATTGAAATAAacaactcagttcctcaaggactgagCAGTTCTATATTCACACGAAGACCTGAAGTTATCTTCAAGTGGATCGGGTAAGTTCCAGTATCAATTTACTTGAGGTCCTTGGCAACCTCTTTTGTCATAACAATGCAAAAGTGGCCGTTGTACAGTGTTTCTGTTTTAAATGTTTCTGTTACTAGTGGCCATTGATTATGCGGATCTACTGTCTAATATATAGGATAGTATTATTTTCTGGCTTGTCATGTTTTTGGTATCTACTTGTTTTTAACTCATGCTTGTGTGTATATGCTTGGAATAGGTCCTTCAATATTTTTAATTCACTTTACACCATACATATGATCCCTAGCAttgcttttttgtttcttttctttctttctttgtctaATCTAACAGTTTGATAAACTATTATTCAATGGTCGTTCTTGGTAGTAGCTATCTAATATTTTTTCATCTAGGCATCTCCCTTCTTTTCGCTACTGTTCCTTCCCTTAGCCCCCTTCATTTATTTCAGATTTTTGGATCATCTAAACGGAGATTGAATAGCTCATAATACAACAAATATGAGGATGGGGTGGCAAGTGTTTATTTGGATAGAAGAACAAATCTAAGCATAATTTgcatatatatcataaatttcaTTGGAGATGGGAAAAATTTTAAATTGTATAAATTTCTAGAACAGAACTTCTGCTGTTTCTTTGGGTCGATGAGTGTTATTTTTGAAGTTAAAGGTGTTTGACTCTGACCCTGTTATGTTGAAAAAATACTTGGACATTTttctattatgttgaaaaaaaatGTTGAGTGACCCATGTAGCCAACATCAAATAATTGGGATATTATGACATCTTGTTGTTACATCGAAAATGTGACTTCCTTGATAAATATTTTGGATCTATCTTCTTTCAGGTCACTAGTGTTTCTTTGGATTGGTGCTGCTTTGACAATTTAGTCAATAATTCTGTTTTTCATGTGTTTTTATGCTTGAAAATGATGCAGGCCTCATGGTAGCGACTGTGGTATCGTAAATGTAAACATACCAACTAATGGTGCTGAAATCGGTGGAGCTTTTGGTGGTGAAAAGGCTACTGGTGGGGGGCGAGAAGCAGGAAGTGATTCATGGAAGCAGTATATGCGACGTGCAACCTGGTAAATTGGTTAAAATGATATTTGATTCCAGACTTTGTTTTTTTCATATAATCTTGTTAATGGTTGTGCTTGATCAGGATGACTTGTAAATAGATATATTGAGTTGCTTCTTTTAGCCTGCCATGAACTAGTATTTTAATTCCATATATGCAAGTACAAATTTGCAAGATTCAtggctatgactaacaatctggaAGTTCAAGGATCTGAAACCCTATATTTGGCATGATAAATTTTTGATGTAGGAACAAAATTGTCTGGATTATATCTACATGATGTACGCAGTCACATGAAAGTTGTCCAATAAATTATTCAAAACATCTGCAAACTCAAAAGTGCATGAAATATATCTTGCAAGGATCCTGTTCCGCACATTCTTTGTTCACTTTGCTTCCGTCGGTTGATAAAGCCAATAGGATAATCTGTTAGGACGAATACAAATGCTTTTCTGTAGCTTTTAACATCGGTTTGCTCCTTCTTACATTGAACTAATGATGTCTTTGCAAATTATTTTGCAGCACAATCAACTATGGCAGTGAACTGCCCTTAGCACAAGGAATAAACTTCGGCTAGTTTCTGGTTCGTTCATTTTCACCTTTCTTTCCTGTTGCTTTCACTTTCAGAGTGACCAGATTCTTGGTTTCTTACTCCACGATATCGCTTGCTTGCTTTGTTTATGAACAGACTCAAAGCGCGATCATCCACATCATTAAGAAGCTTCTGATGATACCTCCTTATACGGTTACTAGCAGTAGATAAGTAGGCCTTGTGGCTTGTGACTGGGACATGACACTCGGTGAAATGAATTTTTGATTCGAATAAAAATGAAgtcctcatttttgttgatgataggTGTCACCAATATTTCCTTTTAATTGTGGCAGCAACTTTGCCGATGGCAATTTAAAAGCTGTTTTGGAGGTGCGTCATAAAGCATTATCATTATAAAGATAATGATATCATAAGATAACATTTTATAACATGGGAAGAAAGGAAATGTTGTCGTCATCGAGAATATGCCTCACACCTCGTCGAGGGTGATCGATTGTTCCTAGAACATATGCTAAGTTATTGTTGTTTCTGCTAGCTGGATCATCGAGAGTATCACCAACCCCATGGGGTCAATATCATGCAATTTCAATAAGGGATTGATTGCTTTTACcattaatcaagaaaaataaataataataataataataataataataataataataataataataataataataataataataataataataataataataataataataataataataataataataataataataataataataataataataataataataataataataataataataataataataataataataataataataataataataataataataataataataataataataataataataataataataataataataataataataataataataataataataataataataataataataataataataataataataataataataataataataataataataataataataataataataataataataataataataataataataataataataataataataataataataataataataataataataataataataataataataataataataataataataataataataataataataataataataataataataataataataataataataataataataataataataataataataataataataataataataataataataataataataataataataataataataataataataataataataataataataataataataataataataataataataataataataataataataataataataataataataataataataataataataataataataataataataataataataataataataataataataataataataataataataataataataataataataataataataataataataataataataataataataataataataataataataataataataataataataataataataataataataataataataataataataataataataataataataataataataataataataataataataataataataataataataataataataataataataataataataataataataataataataataataataataataataataataataataataataataataataataataataataataataataataataataataataataataataataataataataataataataataataataataataataataataataataataataataataataataataataataataataataataataataataataataataataataataataataataataataataataataataataataataataataataataataataataataataataataataataataataataataataataataataataataataataataataataataataataataataataataataataataataataataataataataataataataataataataataataataataataataataataataataataataataataataataataataataataataataataataataataataataataataataataaaaaaaagaattccAAAAGGGAACAGATACCAACCTTCAAATAGTGACGCCCATATATCTCCTCCACCATACCAAGCCAAAGAAAGCTATGGAAATGCAAGCTGAATCTGAAAGAAAAAAAGGGCACCCGCGTTCTTGATTCCGAAGCTACTTTGAGGTACCTTCTTGTCGATACTcatattcttctttttgttgcagACTGTCGATATTTATGAGAAGCATCAGTGCAGCCCTGTGATCTCTTTGTCGTTcgttttcaatcaaaatattaaGACCTGAGTTCTTGTTTGAACAGAAGAGATGCGAGCTATTGAGAACACTACACACTTTTTTACAGATTAGAAGAAGATATTCATTATGCTGCTGGCATAAACTTACccaagccttcttcttcttcttcctcatcctcaTGCAGCACGCTCGAGGCGGGACCTAAGAAAAGACGGAACGTTTCTCCTTCTCCATGTGTGAACAAAGTCGTTCCTACATGAGTGTGCTGCAATCCCTCTTTGTTCATACGTGACAAAAGGGGTTCTATTTTCTTCCTCATGCAACCTTCTATATCTTCCCTTTTCTTACCTTGTTCCTTGCGATCCATTATTCCTCGTTAGTCTTTCTTCCTCTCCTAGACCCTCTCATTCTTCATTCATCAGCAAGGTTGTGAAAGAAAAAGGGGAAAGACCACTACTAAACATTGCAGTAACATCAGATGCCATGAAAGCCGAGGGAGGTACTCAGCTGAGATATCCTTCTGGTGTTCTCACCTTTCTTCTCTTAGCATCTTTCTCATTTCAGTACCATTGCATTGAAACACACTAGGCCACCCTTTCTCTCAGAGATTGGAAGCAAGTCTTAGCATTGCTGAGCTCTATGTTAAAGCTCTGTCTGGCTAAGGAGGTGAGAAACAACTTGCAAATCTTTCTACTACCCTATGGTCTTGCCAATTTAAAGATCATGAGTGCTAAGATACTTCTCATGGTCTTCCAACATGAAACACTCGAGTATCATTTTTACAACTATGAGCTTCaaagttatcattttttttttgggtgaTAAACAcagaatttatagaatattgatgTGATCGAACATAGCATTGTGGGAATTTCACCTAGTAGTTGATAAATTGAAACAAATATTTATTGTCATCTTCTTTTCACATGTCATCAAATGTTACTGAGTCATTTACCTATATTTATCTTTAGTTCATTCCATGATGATTTACATGTAAATAAAAAGGAAACATATAAGTATACTGAAAGGTATTGGAGAAGAGAATATATGATGAGCCTCACTATcacatttttttatttctaaaatcaACCAATTTCTAATCACAAGGATAAAGTTATgtacattgttttttttttcccccttgaATAATAGGCTGATAGTATAAAATAATATGACTATTTTAACCAAACATTTTTTGGAATTATTATTTGACATATTCCTTAGAGGTAAACCTCATGTTGCATGCTTCCTCTATTATATTATAGGGATAAAACTATGTAAAtgtaattaaaacaaaaaaaataaaattgtaatTAGGACTGTTATCTTATTTGgattaattcttttttctttgtatGTAACCtaaattaaagaaataattaaCCTTCTTAGCCAGAGATTAATCCGCTTATGTTTTTTTTGTGTGGACATGTCAGGTTAAGagattaattaataaataaatgaataatttcgaaaatgaaaaatatttatttcctTTAGGAGATCcctttttcttttcctatttAAGGACTCTTTGTTTGattttttgattgaaatttatgatttatattttattgaaaattttaaatattaaatagtgttatgtttaaaaaataaagatgatAATGTTATTTTGATTAGTTTAAATTCTGAACCATGCTAAGCAAAATGATAATTAATGAGATTCATGAAGATCATATCATTGTATCttagatcaaattattttaagcatgttaaacatataatttgacaatttattataattaataatttttataatgtcCATGTCATTATAtcttaaatcaattattattattattatatttatatttttaattaatcaattattgttaggttcatgtcatatcaaacattaaTCTTTTCATCCTCTACAAAATATGAATCCTGATAGTGAAATAGCATTATCTTTTTGGCCAAATGAAAACAGTAAATCTTTATAGTaggtttaataattaaaaaaaaagaagaaatttatcacATTATATTATTCTCATGCCATGCAAAGTGGATTTTAGCTTATAGAAAACAACATACTTCTTATCACACTTACAAATAAGCATCAATATTCCtcttattttttatgtttatattcAACTTGTTTCTTTGTGTTTCTTATTTGAGccttattgttttctttttcttagaaaagaaaattACATTAAAAACTCATTCTCACAtttcaaaaacataaaaaaaaaaaataataattcttcCATACCTAACCCACAAAAGGAGTTGTGCAGGTCAAATGTGGAGTAAAATATTAACACCCATCTATTTCATGTCTACCACAATGTGTCATTTTCCAGCTGATCCAATGCCTTCTTCATCAAGTCCAAAGTCAAAGTCAACACAACAGAAGTGTATTTGATCACCTGCCATTGCACATCCATGACTAATAATTAACTCATAAAtcctataataaaaaataattgtttGCTAACTGTGATTTTATTCCATCATATCACACCTAACATTTAttggatttctctctctctctctctctctctctctcaaaaaaaaaaagaaagggtcaAATTAATAATGCAAGGCTACAATTTCTTCACGTCTCATTCCATAAGATATGAATAGGTCATGGTGGGTTAACAGCCGTTCGATTAAGATCGTAAGGCCATCATAAGGCCACGAAGCAGACGTTTTCTTGACAAGCAAGAGGACGTCGACTACTATTCTTCTCCCTCACCCCCTCTCCCGCTCATTTTAAACCCCCAGCTCGTCGCCGATGTCGGGAACCCTAATCCGCTTCCCGATTCGACGATTACGTCTTGCATctccatcacgattcgattctcctCGCAAAGACCTACCGATTGATCCTGATTTCTGCTCTTTCAGTGGAGAAAAACCGGGGAATTGCCGTAGGAATGTTGGAGAAGCACTCCTCGGCCGGCGGGAAGGTGCAAGCTTGTCAGTGCCGACGACGGGTGGTGGCCTTCTTCTCATCGCCCAAGGCGTTATTTTTGGTGTTGTGGACCTTGGTGTTTGCGTCGGTGTTCTGGTGGCGGACGAGCTATGTGGATGAGGTCGGGTTCTCGTTGCAGCTGCCGCGGGTCAGGACCGGTCCCATGTTTCGGCCGGTGGCGTTCAAACTGACCGATTTCGGCGCGGTTGGGGATGGGGAGACCCTGAACACCGACGCGTTCGAGAGCGCGGTTGCGGAGATCGCGAAGCTTGGGGAGAGGGGAGGCGGGCAGCTCGATGTGCCGGCCGGGTTGTGGCTCACGGCGCCGTTTAATCTCACGAGTCACATGACTCTTTTCCTTGCGGAGGGCGCTGTTATTCTTGGCGTGGAGGTGAGATTAAGCTTCAAGCTTGGATCTTTCTGAGTTCTTTCCTTCTATGAGTTACTTGCAGATTGTGATATTTCATGATCATTAGTATTCTTACTAGTTACCAGTGATGGAAAAATCTTAGGCAATAGCAAGGCAAAAACATCATCTTTTTATCCTTTGGGTAGTGATGCTCTTCACATAATTGACTCCTCTAGATGATGCTCTTATGTCTCAATTGTGATGAAATGGAAAGAATAGTTGGTAGGTAGATGGAAGGGATGCTGAGACATCGTATCTTCTTAATTCTCATTACACCCCTGAATTGATTTTGATGCCAAATGAGTGATGACTAAGAAGTTTGGGATATTGGTGAACAACTTTTTGTTGTCCACAAAGAACTCTGTTTTCCAAAGGTGCACTTTACCTGCTAGGTTTTTAATTGTCAGTGTTGTTGGTAGGAAGACTGCTTGTCCTCATTGTGAGAGTTCAAATTCTGTTGGTTATTATAGGTAATCAACTGTATGATCAAGCATAGAACAGTAAGTGCATTCTTCTTGTG encodes the following:
- the LOC103995197 gene encoding aldehyde dehydrogenase family 7 member B4 — translated: MGGFGRKEYEFLSELGLGPRNPGCYVNGAWTGGGPVVASLNPADNQVIAEVMEASIQDYEEGLRACAEAAKIWMQVPAPKRGEIVRQIGEALRAKLQYLGRLVSLEMGKILPEGIGEVQEIIDMCDYAVGLSRQLNGSVIPSERPNHMMLEVWNPLGIVGVITAFNFPCAVLGWNACIALVCGNCVVWKGAPTTPLVTIAMTEIVAGVIEKNNLPGAIFTSFCGGAEIGEAIACDTRIPLVSFTGSSKVGLMVQQNVNRRFGKCLLELSGNNAIIVMDDADIQLAVRSVLFAAVGTAGQRCTTCRRLLVHESIYHTVLDRLVEVYKQVKIGDPLEKGTLLGPLHTPTSKENFVKGIQAIKEQGGKFLFGGSVVESEGNFVQPAIVEISSNAPVVKEELFGPVLYVMKFQTLNEAIEINNSVPQGLSSSIFTRRPEVIFKWIGPHGSDCGIVNVNIPTNGAEIGGAFGGEKATGGGREAGSDSWKQYMRRATCTINYGSELPLAQGINFG